The following coding sequences lie in one Lolium perenne isolate Kyuss_39 chromosome 2, Kyuss_2.0, whole genome shotgun sequence genomic window:
- the LOC127334334 gene encoding uncharacterized protein: MAMAETLALVQVEDPEAPLDAAAIRSRFEQLSALWEGEEEDPVDAAAEEDALLGLLSECEVDMQAVDAWDSSAAALGSDGLAAYMEWLRKEVSLAEEENLKLSAEISDIGDTVFKDTILLDADIESLESSLDKIDSEGLKHSEASPDSGLNQTNVEKDYIYEALELDYEIEKSEMDLQLLQILSTSMQWDEEMCQIRSVLSVPKVLECKGNSLRVFLKAPILTSECVNFGQKLDCVVDSFVSDHELLIEFDEGSMELKKVQIFPADVCVDILIEKLKSSREAISVPSLGWLIRQCQQQIIINILRRSLVNDANSSRHSFEYLDKDETIVAHLAGGIDAFFKISAAWPLSSYGLKLISIRNSGTQPTNITSDLLCKTKELANGLELQTRRNLVRFVDAVEEILLREMQSDLNSSRVSG, translated from the exons ATGGCCATGGCGGAAACCCTAGCGCTGGTCCAGGTGGAGGACCCCGAGGCGCCCCTCGACGCGGCGGCCATCCGAAG CCGGTTCGAGCAGCTCTCGGCGCTGTGGGAAGGGGAGGAGGAGGATCCGGTGgacgcggcggcggaggaggacgccCTACTAGGGCTGCTCTCCGAGTGCGAG GTGGATATGCAGGCGGTCGATGCGTGGGACTCGAGCGCTGCTGCGCTGGGGAGTGACGGTTTGG CCGCGTACATGGAATGGCTGAGGAAGGAGGTGAGCTTGGCAGAGGAGGAGAACCTCAAGTTATCTGCCGAGATCAGTGACATTGGAGACACAGTGTTCAAAG ACACGATTCTGCTGGATGCTGACATTGAATCACTGGAGTCTTCGCTGGATAAAATTGATTCAGAG GGTTTGAAGCATTCGGAAGCAAGTCCCGATTCTGGCCTCAACCAAACAAATGTTGAGAAGGACTACATATATGAG GCGTTGGAACTTGATTATGAAATAGAGAAAAGTGAAATGGACCTTCAGCTGTTGCAAATACTAAGTACTTCAATGCAATG GGATGAAGAAATGTGTCAAATTCGATCTGTGTTATCAGTACCAAAGGTCTTAGAGTGTAAAGGAAATTCTCTCAGAGTGTTTCTGAAGGCACCTATACTGACCTCAGAATGTGTAAATTTTGGACAAAAATTGGATTGTGTTGTTGATTCATTTGTCTCAGACCATGAGTTACTgatagaatttgatgaaggaagcATGGAACTGAAGAAAGTGCAG ATCTTCCCTGCTGATGTTTGTGTAGATATACTGATTGAGAAGCTCAAGTCCTCCAG AGAGGCCATTTCTGTCCCGTCCTTGGGGTGGCTCATTCGGCAATGTCAACAGCAGATTATAATCAACATTCTAAGACGATCGTTGGTGAATGATGCTAATAGTTCCAG GCATTCTTTTGAGTACTTAGACAAAGATGAAACAATAGTAGCTCATTTGGCTGGTGGAATTGATGCATTCTTCAAGATATCTGCAGCTTGGCCATTGTCGTCCTATGGTCTGAAGTTAATCTCAATCCGCAACTCCGGGACTCAGCCAACGAATATAACTTCAGATTTGCTCTGCAAGACTAAG GAACTTGCCAATGGCTTAGAGCTTCAGACTCGTCGGAATCTGGTAAGATTTGTAGACGCTGTGGAGGAGATTCTTCTTCGAGAGATGCAGTCAGATCTAAATTCCAGCAGGGTTTCTGGTTAG
- the LOC127334336 gene encoding stearoyl-[acyl-carrier-protein] 9-desaturase 5, chloroplastic: MAFRACLPSHKASPSPSVAQRRANNGPPPVVAMASTINEVKTAKKPYAPPREVHLQVMHSLPAQKQEIFDSLQSWARDNLLNLLKPVEKSWQPQDFLPDPSSDGFYDEVKELRERAKEIPDDYFVCLVGDMVTEEALPTYQTMLNTLDGVRDETGASPTAWAVWTRAWTAEENRHGDLLNKYMYLCGRVDMRQIEKTIQYLIGSGMDPGTENNPYMGFLYTSFQERATFISHGNTARHAKQFGDLKLAQICGTIAADEKRHETAYTKIVEKLFEIDPDYTVLAFADMMRKKISMPAHLMYDGEDDNLFEHFSSVAQRLGVYTAKDYADILEFLVQRWKVADLTGLSGEGRRAQDYVCTLATRFRRLDERAQARAKQGPVIPFSWVHNRKVQL, translated from the exons GGTCAAAACTGCCAAAAAGCCTTATGCTCCTCCGCGTGAGGTGCATCTCCAAGTCATGCATTCGCTACCAGCACAAAAGCAGGAGATTTTCGATTCACTTCAATCTTGGGCCAGGGACAACCTATTGAATCTCCTGAAGCCAGTTGAGAAGTCTTGGCAGCCACAGGACTTCCTACCAGACCCTTCTTCCGATGGATTTTATGATGAAGTAAAAGAACTAAGGGAGCGGGCAAAGGAAATCCCTGATGACTACTTTGTTTGCCTAGTTGGGGACATGGTTACTGAGGAAGCCCTTCCTACCTACCAAACAATGCTCAACACCCTTGATGGTGTCCGTGATGAAACGGGAGCAAGCCCAACTGCCTGGGCTGTTTGGACAAGAGCATGGaccgctgaagaaaacagacatggGGATCTCTTGAACAAGTATATGTACCTTTGTGGGCGCGTTGATATGAGGCAAATTGAGAAGACCATACAATACCTTATCGGTTCTGGAATG GACCCAGGAACTGAGAATAATCCATACATGGGTTTCCTTTACACATCATTCCAAGAGAGAGCAACATTCATATCCCATGGCAATACCGCTAGGCATGCCAAGCAGTTTGGGGACCTTAAATTGGCCCAGATATGTGGTACGATAGCAGCTGATGAGAAGCGCCATGAGACAGCTTACACCAAGATAGTCGAGAAGCTCTTTGAAATCGATCCTGACTACACGGTGCTTGCGTTTGCTgacatgatgaggaagaagatctcGATGCCTGCTCATCTCATGTACGACGGTGAGGACGACAACCTATTCGAGCACTTCAGCTCAGTTGCGCAGCGGCTTGGCGTGTACACAGCAAAAGACTATGCAGACATTCTTGAGTTCTTGGTCCAGCGGTGGAAAGTTGCAGATCTCACCGGACTATCGGGTGAAGGGAGACGGGCGCAGGACTATGTGTGCACCTTGGCAACAAGGTTCAGGCGGCTGGACGAGAGAGCGCAAGCAAGGGCTAAACAGGGGCCTGTGATTCCGTTCAGCTGGGTCCACAACCGCAAAGTGCAGCTGTAA